A DNA window from Fragaria vesca subsp. vesca linkage group LG3, FraVesHawaii_1.0, whole genome shotgun sequence contains the following coding sequences:
- the LOC101294154 gene encoding THO complex subunit 3-like: protein MNKMTPFKNLHSREYRVHQKEVRSVAWNFTGTKLASGSEDLTARVWHIEPHGNMSQRNFVDLKGHKESVEQLCWDPKHADLVATASVDKTVRLWDDRTGKCARLVKLSGPNINIAYKPDGEHIAVVNTNNELTILDVRGFKPIHKKKFNCEVNEIAWNITSDILFVTTGKGIVQVLSYPSLQPLDNLTAHTAGCNCIAIDPCGRYVAVGSADSLVSLWDISEMLCVRTFTNIESAVRTVSFNQSGEYLASGSIDCFIDIANVQTGRTVHQIPCGPAVNSVDWNPTSNLLAYAGDDNIKGIVRVFGFTSAG from the exons ATGAACAAGATGACGCCGTTCAAGAATCTCCACAGCAGAGAGTACCGTGTTCATCAGAAAGAG GTGCGGTCGGTGGCCTGGAACTTCACCGGGACCAAGCTCGCCTCAGGTTCCGAGGATCTGACCGCTAGGGTTTGGCACATTGAGCCTCATGGAAAT ATGTCGCAGCGAAACTTTGTTGATTTGAAGGGGCACAAGGAGAGTGTGGAGCAGCTGTGTTGGGATCCGAAGCATGCCGATTTGGTTGCTACTGCCTCTGTGGACAAAACAGTTCGTCTGTGGGATGATCGGA CCGGGAAGTGTGCGCGGCTAGTGAAACTTAGTGGCCCTAACATTAACATTGCGTATAAACCTGATGGCGAACACATAGCTGTTGTTAATACG AACAATGAATTGACTATTTTGGATGTTCGGGGATTTAAGCCAATTCACAAGAAGAAGTTCAATTGCGAG GTTAATGAAATTGCTTGGAACATAACAAGTGATATTTTGTTCGTGACAACTGGAAAGG GCATTGTTCAAGTACTATCATACCCATCTCTTCAACCACTTGACAATCTCACGGCTCACACAGCTGGTTGCAATTGCATTGCAATTGATCCTTGTGGAAG ATATGTTGCTGTTGGGAGTGCCGATTCCTTGGTCAGCCTATGGGATATCTCAGAGATGCTCTGTGTGCGAACTTTTACAAACATTGA ATCTGCTGTGAGGACAGTAAGCTTCAACCAGAGTGGAGAGTATCTTGCTTCTGGTAGTATAGACTGTTTCATTGACATA GCAAATGTGCAAACTGGGCGTACAGTGCATCAAATTCCATGTGGGCCTGCCGTGAACAGTGTTGACTGGAATCCTACAAGCAATCTACTTGCATATGCTGGGGATGACAACATCAAAG GTATTGTTAGGGTCTTCGGCTTCACAAGCGCGGGCTAA
- the LOC101291417 gene encoding pentatricopeptide repeat-containing protein At1g62910-like translates to MSSVEQTLNMFNEMLHMRPLPPVACFSQLLAQIARLERYDVVIPLFKQMGVMGIAPDASTLNIVTNCYCHMKQAPGLGLPVFPHFLKLGLQLDPTTFTSLINAFLLQTTTPPKKTSNPKLYYLDFALTVFHEMLRSRPLPSVIPLTKILGQLVKLKHYSAVIPLFKQMLLCRIAPDACTLSVIINCYCHLSRMGFGLSVFGSFFKLGLQPTVITFNTLIHGFVLNNQVGEASRIFTNMLEGGHCKPNVVTFTTLIKGFCKNGNKSAAVQLLRNMEERGCEPNIVCYSTVIDSLCKETLIDEGLKLFSEMITRGIVPDVVTYSSMIHGVCRLGQWREATRLLDQMLSKRVSPNVFTFSVLVDALCKEGLVLKAKSVVQMMIQRGIQPDAFIYSSLMNGYCMQGEMDKARQIFDLLISKRSVDVHCCSILIDGYCKAQEVDQAKKIVKIMRLMELVPNTITYTSLIDGFCKAGRIQEAQNLFTEMQGCGQLPNAQTYTVMLDGLCNNQQLSMAMELLKEMEANKLELTITVYNVVIEGLCKAGNIESARDLFSHLSTKELQPDVRTYNIMIHGLCLHGLLIEAEELLKEMRSMELVPNTITYTTLIDGFCKAGRIQEAQKLFSEMQSCGQLPDAITYRIMIHGLSHHDLIIEAEKLLREMGGKDALQMAGNITTSSEVC, encoded by the coding sequence ATGAGTAGTGTGGAGCAAACCTTGAATATGTTCAATGAAATGCTTCACATGCGTCCTCTGCCTCCTGTCGCCTGCTTCAGCCAACTCTTGGCTCAAATCGCTAGATTGGAGCGTTATGATGTAGTCATTCCTCTTTTTAAACAAATGGGTGTCATGGGAATCGCTCCTGATGCTTCTACTCTCAACATTGTCACTAACTGCTACTGTCATATGAAACAAGCCCCCGGATTGGGTTTACCTGTTTTCCCACACTTCCTCAAACTGGGTCTACAACTAGATCCCACCACCTTCACCTCTCTCATCAACGCCTTCCTTCTTCAAACCACCACACCCCCCAAGAAAACCTCAAACCCCAAACTCTATTATCTTGACTTTGCGTTGACCGTGTTCCATGAAATGCTTCGCTCACGTCCTCTGCCTTCTGTTATCCCTCTCACTAAGATCCTGGGCCAACTTGTCAAATTGAAGCATTATTCGGCCGTCATCCCTCTCTTTAAACAAATGCTTCTCTGTCGAATCGCTCCTGATGCCTGTACTCTGTCTGTTATCATCAACTGCTATTGCCATTTGAGTCGAATGGGTTTTGGCTTGTCTGTATTCGGTAGTTTCTTCAAATTGGGTCTTCAACCGACTGTTATTACCTTCAACACTCTCATCCACGGCTTTGTTCTCAACAATCAAGTGGGTGAGGCTTCACGAATTTTCACCAACATGCTGGAGGGAGGTCATTGTAAGCCCAATGTGGTCACTTTCACCACGCTTATAAAGGGCTTTTGCAAGAATGGGAACAAAAGCGCTGCGGTTCAGTTACTTAGGAACATGGAAGAAAGAGGATGCGAGCCTAACATAGTTTGTTACAGCACCGTCATCGACAGCCTTTGCAAGGAGACATTAATTGACGAAGGGTTGAAGCTATTCTCGGAAATGATTACTAGAGGTATTGTTCCAGATGTTGTCACTTACAGCTCTATGATTCACGGAGTTTGCAGACTAGGCCAGTGGCGAGAAGCTACAAGGTTGTTGGATCAAATGTTGAGTAAACGTGTCTCTCCAAATGTCTTCACCTTTAGTGTCTTGGTTGATGCACTTTGTAAGGAAGGGTTGGTCTTAAAAGCCAAAAGTGTGGTTCAAATGATGATTCAGAGAGGTATTCAGCCTGATGCATTTATATATAGTTCCCTTATGAACGGTTACTGTATGCAAGGAGAAATGGACAAGGCAAGACAAATATTTGATCTTCTGATTAGCAAGAGATCGGTTGATGTTCATTGTTGTAGCATATTGATTGACGGATATTGCAAGGCTCAAGAGGTCGATCAGGCTAAAAAGATTGTCAAGATAATGCGTCTTATGGAACTTGTTCCAAATACGATTACTTATACCTCTCTTATTGATGGTTTTTGCAAAGCGGGGAGAATTCAAGAAGCACAAAATTTGTTCACTGAGATGCAAGGTTGTGGGCAGCTTCCGAATGCTCAAACTTATACTGTGATGCTGGATGGTCTGTGTAACAATCAGCAACTTTCTATGGCAATGGAATTGCTTAAAGAGATGGAAGCCAACAAACTGGAACTTACTATTACAGTTTACAATGTTGTTATTGAAGGTTTGTGCAAGGCTGGAAATATTGAATCCGCCAGAGATCTCTTCTCTCACTTGTCAACAAAAGAACTTCAACCTGATGTGAGAACATACAATATAATGATCCATGGACTTTGTCTTCATGGCTTATTGATTGAAGCCGAAGAGTTGCTGAAGGAAATGCGCAGTATGGAACTAGTTCCAAATACAATTACTTACACCACTCTTATTGATGGTTTTTGCAAAGCGGGGAGAATTCAAGAAGCACAAAAGTTGTTCTCTGAAATGCAATCTTGTGGCCAGCTTCCAGATGCAATAACATACAGGATAATGATTCATGGACTTAGTCATCATGACTTGATAATTGAAGCAGAAAAATTGCTCAGAGAAATGGGAGGGAAGGATGCTCTCCAGATGGCCGGCAATATAACAACATCATCCGAGGTTTGTTGA
- the LOC101294445 gene encoding uncharacterized protein LOC101294445 encodes MAEMKDCQHHVVEIPVDEEHQQKLSSAMTIISAIQHHPLTEISESPGHLLLLKLWRREEDLFGRRIARRETRMDLIRREIFQLCCFFLIFHAFFLTILFTSSVSSEEGTCQKWWIPSILSVSTSVVFVVLVQVNLWRYWKVWGQLQREKSENRTLVRCIQELRMKGASFDLSKEPQSGKRMKSSSVEIKWKPITWCSQNLITICLVCFAGLVFPASKLMLCGGF; translated from the exons ATGGCTGAAATGAAAGATTGCCAACACCATGTTGTGGAAATCCCGGTGGACGAAGAGCACCAACAGAAGCTCTCGTCCGCCATGACCATCATTTCGGCAATCCAACACCACCCGTTAACGGAAATCTCCGAGAGCCCCGGCCATTTGCTTCTTCTCAAGCTCTGGCGAAGAGAAGAAGACCTCTTCGGCCGGAGGATCGCTCGGAGAGAGACCCGAATGGATCTCATCCGCCGCGAGATCTTTCAGCTGTGTTGCTTCTTCTTGATATTTCATGCCTTTTTCTTGACCATCTTGTTCACTTCTTCGGTTAGCTCCGAGGAGGGGACTTGCCAGAAGTGGTGGATTCCGAGCATTCTTTCGGTTTCAACTTCTGTTGTATTTGTGGTACTTGTGCAGGTCAACCTGTGGAGGTACTGGAAGGTGTGGGGACAGTTACAGAGGGAGAAGAGCGAGAATCGAACTCTAGTGAGGTGCATTCAGGAGTTGAGGATGAAGGGAGCGAGCTTTGATTTGTCCAAGGAGCCGCAGAGTGGGAAGAGGATGAAGAGCTCCAGTGTCGAGATCAAGTGGAAGCCCATCACTTGGTGCTCACAGAACTTGATCACCATCTGCCTTGTTTGCTTTGCAG GTTTGGTGTTTCCTGCCTCCAAATTGATGCTCTGCGGCGGCTTCTGA
- the LOC101293277 gene encoding protein RFT1 homolog: MSNSSSSSDTKSSSDASSSDFSRTFKYLLATQLCSRGIPFIVNAVILRNFLKVEDFALYGVQFPLFVNCVLFLSREGFRRACLRQDMKSDGSSTEENIAKIMKFAWLVPPCGIIITTAASGFVFWWKGLSFSDPYGKGILITGSACILELLAEPLYILSQNLLLLKLRLAVETAATFFRCITTAILFGMRVDMEKEIIFALSQTAYGMCLFLGYWVYFLRFRPYRSSALFPFRAKDKKNYDGELLKMCELFALQSCVKLILQEGQNFVLLQWATYYNQAVYGFVDNLGSLVVRMVFLPFEESTYATFARSASGKDPDKDKRLGSSLTEALKLVMLIGLIFMAFGPSYSYSLIRLVYGQKWSDGEASTALGYYCFYIIVLAMNGTSEAFVHAVAKKNQLLWSNLPSVLITIIYVVLNILLVNSAGAVGLILANSLNMILRIIYSGAFIKHYFQDSSSFSFYKCLPEGWKVLLFSGITTIISERIFLDRKNFWATFIVHFTIGVACFCTSAFVIYRHERSLINRIIPINKIFPSINRIVRFRDHSD, from the exons ATGTCAAATTCTTCGTCATCGTCTGACACCAAATCGTCAAGTGACGCCAGCTCGTCGGATTTCTCACGCACTTTCAAGTACCTATTGG CTACCCAGTTGTGTTCAAGAGGAATTCCATTCATAGTCAATGCTGTGATCCTCAGAAATTTCCTTAAAGTTGAAGACTTTGCG CTTTATGGAGTACAGTTTCCGTTGTTTGTGAATTGCGTTTTGTTTCTCAGCCGGGAGGGGTTTCGGCGAGCATGTCTGCGACAGGACATGAAAAG CGATGGTAGTTCAACAGAAGAAAATATAGCAAAGATCATGAAATTTGCATGGTTGGTTCCGCCGTGTGGAATCATTATTACTACTGCAGCGTCCGGTTTTGTCTTTTGGTGGAAAGGCTTGAGCTTTTCTGATCCATATGGGAAAGGGATCTTGATCACAG GCAGTGCGTGTATATTAGAACTATTGGCAGAGCCCTTGTATATCCTTTCTCAAAACTTGCTTCTGCTTAAACTAAGGCTAGCAGTTGAAACAGCTGCTACCTTTTTTCGCTGCATAACAACAGCCATTCTCTTTGGCATGCGAGTTGACATG GAAAAAGAGATTATATTTGCATTGTCACAAACGGCTTATGGAATGTGCTTGTTCCTAGGGTATTGGGTCTACTTTCTTCGTTTTCGTCCATATAGAAGTTCTGCTCTTTTCCCCTTCAG AGCAAAGGATAAGAAGAACTATGATGGAGAGCTATTAAAGATGTGTGAGTTGTTTGCTTTGCAATCCTGTGTGAAATTGATCCTTCAGGAAGGACAAAATTTTGTGCTTTTGCAGTGGGCAACATATTATAACCAAGCTGTATATGGATTTGTGGACAATTTAG GGAGCCTGGTGGTGAGGATGGTGTTTCTTCCTTTTGAAGAAAGTACCTATGCTACATTTGCAAGGTCTGCATCAG GAAAAGACCCAGATAAAGACAAGAGGTTGGGAAGTAGCCTTACAGAGGCCCTTAAGCTGGTTATGTTAATAG GTCTTATATTTATGGCGTTTGGCCCAAGTTATTCTTATTCTCTCATCAGATTGGTGTATGGTCAAAAATGGAGTGATGGGGAAGCATCAACAGCCCTTGGATACTATTGCTTTTATATTATTGTTTTGGCGATGAATG GAACTTCTGAAGCATTTGTACACGCAGTTGCCAAGAAAAACCAACTCCTATGGTCAAATCTGCCATCTGTGCTGATAACGATCATATATGTAGTACTAAATATCCTGCTGGTAAACTCCGCCGGTGCAGTGGGCTTGATTTTGGCAAATTCATTGA ATATGATTTTGAGAATAATATACTCTGGGGCATTCATCAAGCATTACTTCCAG GATTCTTCCTCGTTTTCTTTTTACAAATGCTTACCTGAAGGATGGAAGGTCTTGCTGTTTTCAGGAATAACTACTATAATTTCTGAGAGAATATTTCTAGACAGGAAGAACTTCTGGGCTACTTTTATTGTTCATTTTACCATTGGGGTCGCTTGCTTCTGCACATCGGCATTTGTCAT TTATCGTCATGAGAGATCCCTTATCAACAGAATCATTCCCATCAACAAGATTTTCCCAAGCATCAACAGAATTGTCCGCTTCCGTGATCACTCAGACTGA
- the LOC101293861 gene encoding probable hydroxyacylglutathione hydrolase 2, chloroplast-like → MQTISKASSAMVSLSCSRGRSGLCVWPGMRQLCFRKGLLYGFMQLMSVPLKSLRGAASRSLGVSQFCSVSKISASLQIELVPCLRDNYAYLLHDVDTGTVGVVDPSEAVPVIDALSKKNRNLTYILNTHHHHDHTGGNAELKARYGAKVIGSGIDRDRIPGIDIVLNDGDKWMFAGHEVHVMETPGHTKGHISFYFPGSGSIFTGDTLFSLSCGKLFEGTPDQMQSSLTKIMSLPDNTEVYFGHEYTLSNSKFALSIEPDNEALQSYAAHVAHLRSKGIPTVPTTLLLEKACNPFLRTSSTEIRQSLNISASASEAEALGVIRHAKDTF, encoded by the exons ATGCAGACGATCTCTAAGGCCTCCTCCGCCATGGTCTCCCTCTCCTGCTCTAGA GGGAGGAGCGGGCTCTGCGTGTGGCCTGGGATGAGACAGCTTTGCTTCAGGAAGGGCCTACTGTATGGATTTATGCAACTGATGTCAGTACCGTTGAAGTCGTTGCGTGGCGCCGCGAGTCGGTCGCTCGGTGTTTCTCAGTTCTGCAGTGTTTCCAAAATCTCGGCGTCGCTTCAAATCGAATTG GTACCGTGTCTTAGAGATAATTACGCATATCTTTTGCACGATGTGGATACCGGCACAGTTGGTGTTGTTGATCCTTCTGAAGCTGTACCTGTTATAGATGCTTTGAGTAAGAAAAATCGAAATCTGACATATATATTGAATACTCATCATCATCATGACCACACTGGGGGAAATGCAGAGTTAAAAGCAAGGTACGGTGCAAAG GTGATTGGTTCTGGAATAGACCGAGACAGAATTCCTGGCATTGATATTGTTTTAAATGATGGAGACAAATGGATGTTTGCAGGCCATGAGGTCCATGTTATGGAGACGCCTGGTCATACCAAAG GTCACATCAGCTTCTACTTTCCTGGATCAGGGTCAATATTTACAGGAGACACTTTGTTCAGCCTATCATGTGGCAAGTTGTTTGAAGGAACACCTGACCAG ATGCAGTCTTCCCTTACAAAGATCATGTCTTTGCCCGATAATACAGAAGTATATTTTGGTCATGAATATACATTG AGTAACTCCAAGTTTGCCTTATCTATTGAACCGGATAATGAGGCACTTCAGTCCTATGCAGCTCATGTCGCACATCTTCGCAGCAAAGGCATCCCTACG GTTCCTACCACCTTGTTACTGGAGAAGGCTTGCAATCCATTTCTTCGCACATCCAGTACAGAAATCCGGCAGTCATTGAATATTTCAGCCTCAGCAAGTGAGGCGGAAGCCTTGGGTGTCATACGCCACGCAAAGGATACCTTTTGA
- the LOC101293567 gene encoding THO complex subunit 3-like: protein MAETGEAAPFKNLTSREYHGHDRKVHSVAWNCTGTKLASGSVDQKARIWHIEPHGQSKAKGVELKGHTDSVDQLCWDPKHADLVATASGDKTVRLWDARTGKCAQLAELSGENINITYKPDGTHIAVGNRDDELTILDVRKFKPIHKRKFNYEVNEIAWNTTSDIFFLTTGNGTVEVLSYPSLKPVDTLMAHTAGCYCIAIDPCGRYFAVGSADSLVSLWDIKEMLCVRTFTKLESPVRTISFNHTGEYLACASEDWFIDIANVQTARTVHQIPCRAAMNSVEWNPKINLLAYAGDDIKPPGEGIFRIFGFKGSS from the exons ATGGCGGAGACGGGAGAGGCCGCACCGTTCAAGAACCTCACCAGCCGAGAGTACCACGGCCACGATAGGAAG GTCCATTCCGTGGCCTGGAACTGCACCGGCACCAAGCTCGCGTCGGGTTCCGTCGATCAGAAAGCTCGGATTTGGCACATTGAGCCTCACGGACAA AGTAAGGCGAAAGGTGTGGAGTTGAAGGGTCACACGGATAGTGTGGATCAGCTGTGCTGGGACCCAAAGCATGCTGATTTAGTTGCCACTGCCTCCGGAGACAAGACCGTTCGGCTTTGGGATGCTCGCA CTGGGAAGTGTGCGCAGCTAGCGGAGCTTAGTGGGGAAAACATTAACATTACGTATAAGCCGGATGGGACGCACATTGCGGTTGGCAATAGG GATGATGAGCTGACGATTTTGGATGTTCGGAAGTTTAAGCCAATTCACAAGAGGAAGTTCAACTATGAG GTTAATGAAATTGCTTGGAACACAACAAGTGATATTTTCTTCTTGACGACTGGGAATG GTACTGTTGAAGTACTATCATACCCGTCTCTTAAGCCAGTTGACACTCTCATGGCTCATACAGCTGGATGCTATTGCATTGCAATTGATCCATGTGGAAG ATATTTTGCTGTTGGGAGTGCCGATTCCCTGGTCAGCTTGTGGGATATCAAAGAGATGCTCTGTGTGCGAACATTTACAAAACTTGA ATCGCCTGTGAGAACAATAAGCTTTAACCACACTGGAGAGTATCTTGCTTGTGCCAGTGAGGACTGGTTTATTGATATT GCAAATGTTCAAACTGCACGGACAGTGCATCAAATTCCATGTAGGGCTGCCATGAATAGTGTGGAATGGAATCCTAAAATCAATCTTCTTGCATATGCTGGGGATGACATCAAACCCCCTGGTGAAG GTATCTTTAGGATATTTGGCTTCAAAGGTTCGAGCTAG